The sequence ATGCCGACAAAAATCTGGTCGATTTGATTTTCCTCGGCGAATCTCACCAGATCCTCGCCGGGTGTCAAACCCCGGGCCATCTGGTGGGTTTCACATTCAACACCCTGTTCGTCAAAAAAATCTTTGGCTTCGCGCAGATTCTGTTCGGCTTGATTGATATCTTCAGGTTTTTCCCCGGCGCCACCCTCCAGGGATGACATTACATAGACTTTGGCACTAAAGGTTTTCGCGAAATCTCTTGCCAGAGATAAAGCCGCTTTTGCTTCAGAAGAACCATTGTAGCCAATCAAAAATTGCATGTCGCACCTC comes from Desulfobacterales bacterium and encodes:
- a CDS encoding universal stress protein, whose protein sequence is MQFLIGYNGSSEAKAALSLARDFAKTFSAKVYVMSSLEGGAGEKPEDINQAEQNLREAKDFFDEQGVECETHQMARGLTPGEDLVRFAEENQIDQIFVGIEKKSRTSKLILGSTAQFVILKAPCPVITTK